Below is a window of Arthrobacter sp. SLBN-112 DNA.
CCGATGTCCAGCACCACCGGCGCGCTGGCAGCCACGTCCGCCCCTGACCAGCTGAGGACCGACTCCCAGGCCGGCGCCGGGAGTGGCGGACCTGCGGGCGCTAGCGAGTAGGCAGGATCGTAGCCCAGGCGCTCCAGGCTGGCGCCGATCAGCGGCGTCATGGCACCACCGGTCAATCCATACAGTGTGGAATACAGCCGGCCGAGCGCTGCGGCTTCGTCGGGAAACCGGTAATGCCCCGGCTTGCGTGCCATCTCTGCGACCAGGGAGTCGGCCCTGAATCGGGACCACGCGGCGTCGAACCTTTCAACGCGGTCCAGGAGGCGCGCCCGCAGCGGCGCCGTCAAGGGCAGGGGAGTGGAAATCTCCCACTCGGTGCCGATCCCCTGGAACGGAAAGCCCTCCCAATCCGTGACGGGCACCGCCTACTGCGCCTCCGACTTGATCTTCCCCACGGCCTGGTTGAAACCTCCGCTGGTCAGTGATGAGCCGGCAACCTTGGAAACGTTGAGTTCGTCGAGGTTCCTGCCCACCACCTGCGCTGCGATGCCGCCGGCGAACTCGCCCTGGAACTTGCGGGTATTCGGATTGGAAGGGTGTTGGGTGATCTTCACATCGGTGACTTTTCCCGCCGCCACCGTCAGTTGCACGCCGACGGTCTCGGTGCCGTTGGGCGAGACATAGTTTCCATCCGCACTGTACGTGCCGTCCTTGTAGCCGCCGCTGCCGGCCAGGGCGGTGGAGCCGCCCGAGGGCGCGGCGGCCGTGCTGCCGGCTGCGCCGGTGTTGGCCGGCGGGGCTTCGGCCGCCGATGGTGCGCAGCCGGCGACGGTCCCGGCCAGTGACAAACCGGCAATTCCGGCATAGAGGGTCCGGCGGACGGCTCCGCTGCGTGCCGATGGGCCTGCGGGTACGGACGGGCTTTGGCGGGGGGAGGGTCTCATGAAGGCTCTCATCTCTCGGGTCATGCCGTGCGGGCAGTGGCTACGCTCTGGACAACGCCGGATCAGCCCGAAAGGTTCACCCGGTGCCAGGGCGGCGTCAAATTCTTTGCTGTCACTGGCCCCCGGTAGGCTAGAGGGGTGACTCCCGAAGAACTTTCCCTCGCCATATCCGCCTGCCTCAAGGACGCCGTCGCCGCCGGCGAAATCGCCCTTGCGGAATCAGCAATTCCTGCTGAGGTGCGCGTGGAGCGACCCAAGAACCGGGACCACGGCGACTGGGCCACCAACATCGCCCTCCAGCTCGCCAAGCAGGCCGGGACCAATCCGCGCGAATTCGCCGCCATCCTCAGCACCCGGCTGAAGTCCATCAACGGTGTTTCCGCGGTGGACATCGCGGGCCCGGGCTTCCTGAACATCACCGTCGACGCCGCGGCCGCCGGGGCCCTGGCCAAGGCCATCGTTGAGGCCGGCAGGAGCTATGGCACCAACACGGCGCTCGCCGGTCACACCGTCAACATGGAGTTCGTGTCCGCCAACCCCACCGGGCCGCTGCACATCGGCCACACCCGCTGGGCAGCGCTGGGGGATGCCATTGCACGCGTGCTCCGGGCTTCCGGCGCCGATGTCACGGCCGAGTACTACATCAACGACGCCGGTTCCCAGATGAACACCTTTGCCACCTCGGTGTACTCCCGCCTGCACGGCCTGCCCGTGCCCGACGGCGGTTACCCCGGACAGTACATCGCCGACCTTGGCCACGAGGTGCTGACCGCACACCCGGATATCCGCGAGCTCACCGAAGTTGCTGCGCTGCCGGTCATCCGCGCGGCCGCCTATGAAGCCCAGATGAAGGACATCCAGGCCACGCTGGCGGACTTCGGCGTCGAGTTCGACGTCTTCTTCTCCGAGCAGGAGCTGCACGACGCCGGCGCGATCGAGAGTGCCGTGGCGCGCCTGCGCGAACAAGGCCACGTGTTCGACGACGGCGGTGCGGTCTGGCTGCGTACCACGGACTTTGGCGATGACAAGGACCGGGTCATGGTCCGCGCCAACGGCGAGCCCACCTACTTCGCCGCCGACGCCGCCTACTACCTGTCCAAGAAGGACCGCGGCTTCACCGAGAAGATCTACCTGCTCGGTGCCGACCACCACGGCTACATCAACCGGCTCAAGGCGATCGCCGCGGCCGCCGGCGACGATCCCGAGGTGAACATCGAGGTCCTGATCGGCCAGCTGGTCTCCGTCAATGGAGCCAAGCTGTCCAAGCGCGCGGGCAACATCATCGAGCTCAAGGACCTGATCGAATGGCTGGGCAAGGACGCGGTCCGCTACTCGCTGGCCCGGTTCCCGGCCGATTCACCGCTGACCCTGGACCCGGAGCTGTTGAAGAAGCACAGCAACGAGAACCCGGTGTTCTACGTCCAGTACGCCCACGCCCGTTCCCGTGGTGCCGCGCGCAACGCCGTGGCCGCCGGCGTCGAACGCCAGGTGGACGGCCGGGACAGCTTCGAGGCCTCGCTGCTGGACCACGCCACGGAGAATGAACTGCTCTCCTACCTGGGCAGCTACCCCTCCATCGTGGCCAAGGCGGCGGAACTGCGTGAACCGCACCGCGTGGCACGGCACCTCGAAGCCATCGCAGGGGCCTACCACCGCTGGTATGACGCGTGCCGGATTGCGCCCATGGGTGAGGAACCGGTGACCGACCTCAACCGCACCCGGCTGTGGCTCAACGACGCCACCAGCCAGGTGCTCGCCAACGGCCTTGACCTGCTGGGCGTTTCGGCGCCGGAACGGATGTGAGCACCGTGTCAATATCCTCAATCACCGCATCCCCGCTGGCCCCTGAATGGCTGCAGGTCCCGGCCGACCTGAACGCGCTCCACCAGCCCATGTGGGCCGGCAGCGTGGTCCGGAACGGCGCCGGCGCCCTCACTGTCGGGGGAGTGGACGTCCACGCCCTGAAGGAACAGTTCGGGACGCCGCTGTTCGTCATGGACGAGGCCGACTTCCGCTCCCGCGCCCGGGCCTTCAAGGATTCCTTCGACGCCGCCTTTGCCGATATCTGCGGCGGCGTGGACGTCTACTACGCCGGGAAGTCCTTCCTGTGCACCGCAGTGGTGAAATGGGTGGAGGAGGAAGGGCTTCGCCTCGATACGGCATCGGGCGGTGAACTGGCGGTGGCAGCACGCGCCGGAATTCCCGGCGAACGGGTGGCGCTGCACGGCAACAACAAATCCGACGCCGAGATCAACCGGGCGCTGGACATGGGCCTCGGCCGCATCGTAGTGGACAGCCTGGATGAGCTGGTCCGCGTCGGGGCCCCTCGCGCAAGCCCGCGGTGAACAGGCCAAGGTCATGCTCCGGCTAACCCCCGGCGTGCACGCCCACACGCACGAGTTCATCGCCACCGCGCACGAGGACCAGAAATTCGGCCTCTCCATGGCTGCGGACACCACTGCGGAAGCAGGCGTCTCCGCAGCCGAAGAAGCAGTGGCCGCGGCGGCAGCCCACCCCGGCATCGAGTTGCTGGGCCTGCACTGCCACATCGGGTCGCAGATCTTCGAGCCCGACGGCTTCGCGCTGGCCGCCGAGAAACTGCTGCGCTTCCTGGCAGCCATGCAGGAAAAATACTCCATCACCATGCCGGAACTTGACCTCGGCGGCGGCTACGGGATCGCCTACACGCCGGTGGACACCCCCCGCCCCGCAGCGGAGATCGCGACGGCGATGGCCGCCGTCGTGCGTTCCACCTGCGCCGAGCTGGGCATCGGCGCGCCGCGCATCTCGATCGAACCCGGCCGCGCCATTGTGGGCAGCACCACCTTCACCCTTTACGAGGTGGGTACGCTCAAGACCGTTCGCGTGGACGCTCCGGCCGGGTCCGGCGGTGACACCGGCAACAACGTTACGTATCCGCGCCGGTATGTTTCGGTGGATGGCGGCATGAGCGATAACGCCCGGCCGGTGCTGTACGACGCGGATTATTCGGCTGTCCTGGCCTCCCGCACCTCCGGCGCGGCCCCGCAGCTGTCCCGCGTGGTGGGCAAACATTGCGAGAGCGGCGACATAGTTGTTAGAGATGTATATCTGCCCGGGGACGTGGCAGCCGGTGATCTGCTTGCCGTACCGGGGACCGGCGCCTATTGCTGGGCCCTCTCGAGCAACTACAACTATCTGGCCCGGCCGGGCGTTGTCGCGGTGCGCGACGGATCTGCCCGGCTGATTGTCCGCGGGGAAACCGAAGAAGATCTTTTGAACCGCGACATGGGAGCCTGAATGACGGAAATGCGAACCCTGAAAGTGGCCCTGCTGGGTTGTGGCAACGTAGGGGCCCAGGTTGCGCGGATCCTGCTTGAGGACGCCGATGCCCTTGCCGCCCGTGCCGGGGCACGACTTCAGCTCAGCGGCATCGCCGTGCGCAACGTCAATGCCCACCGTGACGTTGAACTGCCCCAGGAACTCTTCACCACCGACGCCGAGACCCTGGTCAAGGACGCGGATCTGGTGATTGAACTGATGGGCGGCATCGAACCGGCGCGCACGCTGATCCTCTCCGCGTTGCGCAACGGCGCCTGCGTGGTGACCGGCAACAAGGCACTGCTGGCGCAGGACGGCCCCACCCTCTACGAAGAGGCAGACAAAGCCGGCGTGCAGCTCTCCTACGAGGCCGCCGTCGCCGGAGCCATCCCGATCCTCCGCCCTATCCGCGACAGCCTCTCGGGCGACCGGATCACCCGGGTGCTGGGCATCGTCAACGGCACCACGAACTTCATCCTTGACCAGATGGACAGCACCGGCGCCCAGTTCGCGGATGCCCTCGCCGAAGCCCAGCGACTCGGCTACGCCGAAGCGGACCCCACGGCCGACGTCGAAGGGCACGACGCCGCGGCGAAGGCCGCCATCCTGGCGTCACTGTCTTTCCACACCCGGTTCGCGCTGGAGAACGTACACTGCGAGGGCATTTCGTCCGTCACCGCCTCGGACATCGCCGCGGCCAAAGACGCCGGCTTTGTCATCAAGCTGCTGGCCATCGCGGAGAAACTGACCGATGCCGATGGCAAGGAAGGCGTGTCCGTCCGCGTCCACCCCACCCTCCTGCCGCGCGAACACCCGCTGGCCGCCGTCCGCGGCGCTTTCAACGCCGTCTTCATCGAGGCCGAAAACGCCGGTGAGCTGATGTTCTACGGCCAGGGCGCCGGCGGCACGCCCACCGCGTCCGCCGTGATGGGTGACCTCGTTTCCGCGGCACGCCGCCTGGTCCTGGGCGGACCGCAGCGCACCGAGACCACTACCGGCCATGTCCCGGCGCTGCCCATCGAAGCGGCAACCACCAGCTACTACATCGGCCTGGACGTCGCTGACCAGCCTGGCGTCCTGGCACGGATCGCCCAGCTCTTTGCCGAGCAGGGCGTGTCCATCGAAATCATGCGGCAAACCATCCACCGCGATGCCGAATCCAACGTGGAGTCGGCCGAGCTGCGGATTGTCACCCACCGTGCGTCAGAGGCTGCCCTCGCAGCCACCGTCGAGGCCGTGAAGGGCCTGGACGTCATCAATTCAGTTACATCCGTTCTGCGGGTAGAAGGAGTCTAAGTGGCTCACCAATGGCGCGGCGTCATCCGCGAATACGCTGACCGTCTGCCCGTGACGGAGTCCACCAGGGTCATCACCCTGGGCGAGGGCGGCACCCCGCTGGTGCACGCGCAGAAACTCTCCGAACTCACCGGTTCCCAGGTCTACCTGAAGGTGGAGGGGATGAACCCCACCGGATCCTTCAAGGACCGCGGCATGACCATGGCCATGACGGCGGCGGTGGCCTCCGGCGCCAAGGCCGTGGTGTGCGCCTCCACCGGCAATACCTCCGCCTCCGCTGCCGCCTACGCCACCGCCGCCGGCTTGAAGTGCGCCGTCCTGGTGCCCGAAGGCAAGATTTCCATGGGCAAGCTCAGCCAGGCCATCGCGCACGGTGCCACCTTGCTGCAGGTAGACGGCAACTTCGACAACTGCCTGGACATCGCCCGCAAGCTGGGGGAGTCCTACCCCGTCTTCCTGGTCAACTCCGTCAACCCGGCCCGCATCCAGGGCCAGAAGACCGGAGCGTTCGAAGTGGTCGATGCCCTGGGCGACGCCCCGGATATCCACGTGCTGCCGGTGGGCAACGCCGGCAACATCACGGCTTACTGGAAGGGCTACAAGGAGTACTCCGCTCCATTCGAGTCCGAGACTGCAGGTACCCTTCCCGCCGTCTCCACCAAGACGCCCGTCATGTGGGGTTTCCAGGCAGCCGGTGCCGCCCCGTTCGTGGCCGGCCACCCCATCACGGAGCCTGACACGATCGCCACCGCCATCCGGATCGGCAACCCCGCCTCCTGGGACGGTGCTGTCGGTGCACGCGACGAGTCAGGCGGCCTCATCGACGCAGTCACGGACGAGGAAATCCTGCACGCGCACCGCTGGCTGTCGGCAAAGGAAGGCGTCTTCGTGGAGCCCGGCTCCGCAGCCGGCGTGGCAGGCCTGCTCAAGAAGCACGCCGCAGGTGAAGTCCCCAGTGGAAAAACCATCGTCATCACCGTCACCGGGCACGGGCTCAAGGACCCGCAGTGGGCCCTGCGCACCGAGGACGGCAGCGACGTGCAGCCGGTTAAGGTACCCAACGACGTCGTCACCGTAGCCGCTGAGCTGGGACTGGAAGAAAAGTAGCCTTGGACACCACCTCGCAGGCCGCCGTCGGGCTGCACCTCATCGAGCCGGGCCAGCGCGTCACCGTCCGCGTCCCCGCGACGTCGGCCAACCTTGGCCCCGGCTACGACAGCCTGGGGCTTGCGCTGGCCCTGCACGACACCCTCACCGTGGAAAGCCTGGACACGGACGAACTCCTGTTCGAGCTCCGCGGCGAGGGTGCCGAAACGCTGCCCCGCGATGCCAGCCACCTGGTCATCCGCGCCATGGACGCAGCGTTCGAGCGGCTGGGGTACCGCCACGGCGGCCTGAAGGTGACTGCCGAGAACGTGAACCCGCACGGGCGGGGGCTCGGCTCCTCCGCGTCTGCCGTGGTGGCCGCCGTCTCTGCCGCCAACGCCATGGTGCCCGCCGGCAGCCGGCGCGGAAAGGACTGGATCCTCCAGCTCACCAGCGAACTGGAAGGCCACCCGGACAACGTCGCACCCGCCATATTCGGCGGACTGGCGCTGTCATGGCAGGACAGTGAGCAGTACAGCAGCACCAGTGCCACCGTGGCCGGCGATGTTATTCCCATCGTGGCGGTTCCAGACTTCGAACTGTCCACGGAAGCGGCCCGGGCCCTGCTCCCGGCGTCGGTGGGACACCACGCCGCCGCGATGAATTCCGGCCGGGCAGCGCTGCTGATCCATGCGCTCACCCAAGAACCTGAATTCCTGTTGCCGGGAACCGAGGACTACCTGCACCAGAGCTACCGTGCAGAGGCCATGCGGCCCAGTGCTGCGCTGATTGGCGCGCTGCGCAAAGCAGGCTACGCCGCGGTAGTCTCCGGTGCCGGCCCCACCGTCCTGGTGCTGGCGAACGGCGAAGCCCAGGCCGCCGATGCCCTTGCCTTCATCAAGTCCTTCACGGCAAACAACACGCCGGATGTTGGCTGGCGCGTACTGAAGCTCGCAGTGGACGTTGAAGGTGCTAAGGTGGACTTGCACCGGCGGTAATTCCGCCTATCTGATCTGCTCGTGCATTCAGTTGCTGTTTTGATCTTCCGACTGTGAATGTATTCCGGTGCCGCCTGCTTGGTCTGTCGCAGGAAATTGCAGCATCCAACTGCCCCTGAACCGTCAGCCCGGCGTTGCTCCATAGAGCGCAGCGCAAGGTGAATCAGTATCCGGCCCTGCTGGCCGAAATCCAACCGGCAAGGCCGAAAAATCCCGGCTGCAGATCTGAACTGCAGCCCAGATCAAATCATCGCGTCCAGCTCCTCGTCTGGACGCCGTCGAGGGGGAAGGATCCTTCGTGACCGAAACCACTGAGCTGTCACCAGCTGTGGAACACACAACTTCTGCTGCCGAATCATCGGCAGCACCCGCCAAGAGCAGCGGCCTTGCCGGCCTGAAGCTCGCCCAGCTGCAGGCCCTCGCCAGCCAGCTCGGTATCTCCGGCGGCTCCCGCATGCGGAAGGGGGACCTGGTCTCGGCCATTTCCGCCCACCGTGCCGGAACCCTCACCGCCAAGGCTCCGGCCAAGGCAGCCGTAAAGGCACCCGAGAGCACCGTGGCCCCGGCCACCGCAGCTGCCCCGGCGTCCGCTGCGGAAGCTCCCGCCGCAGAGGCCCCCGCCGCAGAAGGCACCCGGGCCCGTGGCCGTGGCCGCAGCCGCCGCGCTGTCAGTGACGGCGTGGTTGCCCCGGCAGCCGCGGCTCCCGTTGCCGAAACCGCTGCTGCGCCTGCCGCCGCAGCCGCTGAGGCGCCGTCGGCCGTTTCCGCCGAAACCACCGAAGCCGCGGAGGGCGCCGGTGAGCGCCGCCAGCCGCGCACCCGCAACCGCCGCCGCAGCGAGGCCGCTGCGGCGTCCGTGCAGGAAGCCCCGGTGGAAACCCCGGCAGAGCAGCCGGCCACGGAACAGCGTGCAGGCGAGCAGCGCACCGAAGCTCCGGCAACCGAAGCCGGCGACGCCGGCCAGCGCACCGAGCGCCGTGACGGCGGCCGCACCCGCGGCGGCCGTGACAACACCGCGCGCGATTCCGACGGCGGCCGGGACAACGCCGGCAGCCGCGACGCCGGCCAGCGTGACGGCCAGCGCGACGGCGGCCGTGACAACCGCGACACCGACGACACCGACGGCGGCAGCCGCCGGAACCGCCGGAACCGCCGAGACCGGAATGACCGCAACGACCGCTCCGGCGGCCAGGAACGCGACAATTCCCGCAACGACCGATTCCGCGACCGCAACGACCGCCGCCGCGGGCGCAACCAGGGACCGGACGTCGACGACGTCGAGGTCACCGAAGACGACGTCCTGCTCCCGGTCGCCGGCATCCTGGATGTCCTGGAGAACTACGCGTTCATCCGCACGTCCGGCTACCTGCCCGGTCCCAACGACGTCTACGTCTCGCTCGCCCAGGTCAAGAAGTACAACCTGCGCAAGGGTGACGCCGTCGTCGGCGCAATCCGCGCCCCGCGCGACGGCGAAGACCGCAGCCAGCAGTCCACCCGCCAGAAGTTCAACGCCCTGGTCCGCGTCACCTCCGTCAACGGCAAGACCGCCGAAGAACTCAAGGACCGCGTCGAGTTCGCCAAGCTCGTGCCGCTCTACCCGTCCGAACGCCTGCGCCTCGAGACCGACCCCAAGAAGATCGGTCCCCGCGTCATCGACCTCGTGGCCCCGATCGGCAAGGGCCAGCGCGGCCTGATCGTCTCCCCGCCCAAGGCCGGCAAGACGCTGATCCTGCAGTCCATCGCCAACGCCATCACCACCAACAACCCTGAGGTCCACCTCATGATGGTGCTCGTTGACGAACGTCCTGAAGAAGTGACGGACATGCAGCGCACCGTCAAGGGCGAGGTCATCGCCTCCACCTTCGACCGTCCCGCCGACGACCACACCACCGTGGCCGAACTCTCCATCGAACGCGCCAAGCGCCTCGTGGAAATGGGCATGGACGTGGTGGTCCTCCTGGACTCCATGACCCGCCTGGGCCGCGCCTACAACCTGGCAGCACCGGCCTCCGGCCGCATCCTGTCCGGTGGTGTCGACTCCGCCGCGCTCTACCCGCCCAAGCGCTTCTTCGGTGCAGCCCGCAACATCGAAAACGGCGGCTCGCTCACCATCCTGGCCACCGCGCTCGTCGAGACCGGCTCCAAGATGGACGAGGTCATCTTCGAAGAGTTCAAGGGCACCGGCAACATGGAACTGCGACTGTCCCGCCAGCTGGCTGACAAGCGCATCTTCCCCGCCGTGGACGTCAACGCCTCCGGCACCCGGCGCGAGGAGAACCTGCTCTCGCCTGAGGAAGTCAAGATCATGTGGAAGCTGCGCCGCGTCCTGTCCGGACTCGAGACCCAGCAGAGCCTTGAACTGCTCACCAACAAGATCCGGGAAACCCAGAGCAACGTCGAGTTCCTCATGCAGGTCCAGAAGACGACGCTTGGTGCGAAGTCGGATAACGACAAGTAGCTGGATCAGGGGCGGGGTCGTCGCATTTTGTGCCGGCCCCGCCCCTTTGTCGTTCGGTTTTTGCCGCCCCCGCCCCTACGCGTGGTGGCCACGTCCTGACGGACTTTGGCCACCACGCTCCGGCAGGCCCGATGCCACTCCCGGGGCGGCAAAAAAACCGCCCGACCTGCGTTCGTCCCACCTAACGCGCGGCATTACTAGACTTGTACAAGTCGAAAGAGGTTTTGAAAAATGTTTGAGTCCGTACAGGGCCTGCTTGATGAGCATGACGCTATCCAGGCGCAGCTGGGGGATCCTGCTGTTTATGCTGACCAGCGGCTTGCCCGGAAGCTCGGGCGGCGGTCGGCTCAGCTTAATGGCATTGTCGAGGCCTATCACCGGTGGGAAGGCATCCGGGACGATCTTGCCGCTGCCAGGGAAATGGCTGCCGAAGATCCGGAGTTCGCTGCCGAGGTGCCTGAATTGGAAGCCTCGCTGGAAACTGCTGCCGCCAAGCTGCGGCGCCTGCTCATTCCGCGCGATCCCGACGACGCCCGCAACGTGATACTCGAAGTCAAGGGTGGTGAAGGCGGCGACGAAGCCGCCCTGTTCGCCGGCGACCTGCTGCGCATGTACACCCGGTACGCGGAGTCCCGCGGCTGGAAAACCGAAATCATCTCCGCCACCGAATCCGACCTCGGCGGCTACAAGGACGTCCAGGTGGCCGTCAAGGGCAACTCCAACGACCCCGCAGAGGGTGTCTACGCCCGGCTCAAGTTTGAAGGCGGTGTGCACCGCGTGCAGCGCGTGCCCGTGACCGAATCGCAGGGCCGGATCCACACCTCTGCTGCCGGCGTGCTGGTACTGCCCGAGGTTGATGAGCCAGAAGAACTCGAAATCAACCAGAACGACCTCAAAATAGACGTCTACCGTTCTTCCGGCCCCGGCGGCCAGTCCGTCAACACCACGGACTCGGCCGTCCGCATCACGCACCTTCCCACCGGCATCGTGGTGGCCATGCAGAACGAGAAATCCCAGCTGCAGAACCGCGAAGCCGGCATGCGCGTGCTCCGCGCCCGCATCCTGGCGCACCAGCAGGAGCAGATCGACGCCGAGAACTCGGCGCAGCGCAAGTCGCAGATCCGCACCATGGACCGCTCCGAGCGCATCCGCACCTACAACTACCCGGAAAACCGGATCGCGGACCACCGCACCGGCTACAAGGCGTACAACCTGGACCAGGTGATGAACGGCGACCTCGAACCCGTCATCCAGTCCGCCATCGAGATGGACGAACAGGCGCGGCTGGACGCCATCGGCGACTGACCGGAAGCCCCAACCCATGATTGAGCCCACCCAGGCGGTGCCCGCCCAGTCCCTGGCCGCGGCGGTCCGCGAGGCAGCCGAACGCCTGGCCGAGGCCGGTGTCCCCAGTCCGCGGGCCGACGCCGAGCTGCTGGCGGACCACCTCCTCAACGTCGGGCTGGGACGCCTCCGCGCCCTGATGCTCGGCGACACGCCCGCACCCGCGGGCTATGCTGAGCTGGTGGCCGAACGCGTCCGCCGCACACCGCTGCAGCACATCACCGGGGTGGCGCACTTCCGCTACCTTGAACTGGCGGTCGGTCCCGGCGTGTTCATCCCGCGTCCGGAAACCGAATCCGTGGTCCAGCTGGCCATTGACCACGTCAAGGGCATGTACGCACCCCGAATCGTGGACTTGGGCACCGGCTCGGGCGCCATCGCCGGCTCCATCGCGCACGAGGTGCCCGCCGCCGAAGTGCACGCCGTTGAGTTCAGCCCGTTCGCGCACGCCTGGGCGGCGAAAAACCTGGCGCCCCTCGGCGTCAACCTCGTCCTGGGGGACCTGCGCAACGCGCTGCCGGAACTCAACGGAACAGTCGACGTCGTCATCTCCAACCCGCCCTACATCCCGGCCGCCGCCACCCCGAATGAACCCGAAGTCGCCCTGCATGACCCGCCCGAGGCGTTGTACGGCGGGGGCGCGGACGGCATGGAACTTCCGACGGCGGCAGCGGCCTCGGCTGCCCGGCTCCTGCGTCCCGGGGGCTACTTCGTCATGGAACACGCCGAAGTCCAGGCCGCCTGGATTGCCGCCATGCTCGACCGCACCGGCGCCTGGACAAGCATCAGTACGCACCTGGACCTCAACGGCAAGGAGCGCGCCACCAGCGCCGTGCTCGCGGACCAGACCACACGGAATGAAAGAATGGGCCAGTGACCACAACCTACAACTGCACCATCGACGACGAGCGGGCACAGGGCCTGGAACACGCCCAGCGTGCCATCAGCGAAAAGAAGTGCGTGGTTCTCCCCACGGACACGGTGTACGGGATCGGCGCAGACGCATTCTCGCCGCAGGCCGTCACCATGCTGCTGGTGTCAAAAGGCCGCAGCCGGACCATGCCCCCTCCCGTCCTGATTCCGCGCATCAACGCACTGGACGGCCTGGCCACCGAAGTATCAGCTGACGCGCGCAAACTCGCCGAGGCTTTCTGGCCCGGCGGGCTGACCCTGATCCTGCACGCCCAGCCCTCGCTCGACTGGGACCTCGGCGAAACCAAGGGCACCGTGGCGCTGCGGATGCCCGCCGACGAGGTGGCCCTGGAACTGCTGACCCTGACCGGCCCGCTTGCCGTCTCCTCTGCCAACCGCACCGGCCAGGCACCGGCGCAGACCGCCGCAGCGGCGGCCGAACAGTTGGCAGACTCCGTCGAGGTGTACCTGGAAGGCGGGCCGCGTCCACTGGACGGTGAAGCCGGCGTACCGTCAACCATCGTGGACGCCACCGGCCCCATCCTCCGGGTAGTCCGTAACGGGGCCGTCAGCCTGGACCGCCTGCGCGAGCACGTCCCCGGCGTCCTGGGGCTCGGCGAAATCCCCATGGCAGCGGAAGAACCGGAAACCGAAACCGCCAGTGAACCGGACGCCGGCGTTGCGGGCAACCCCGACACCGCCCCGGAAAACTGACATGCAGCCCAAAGTCGCCGTAGCAGCCGTCACCTTCGACCGCCACGAGGAGCTGGCCCTGCTCCTGAAAGGACTGGCCGCCCAAACCGCTCCCATCCATTCCATCGCCCTGGTGGACTCCGGCACCGTCCCCGCTACCGACGTCGTCAACGCCGGGGGAGCGGACAACATCAACTACCTGCGCTCCGAGGCAAACCTCGGCGGTGCCGGGGGATTCGCCTACGCCATCCTGGCCGCCATGGCCAGCGGTGCGGAGTGGATCTGGATGATGGACGACGACGGCCATCCGGAGGACGCCAGCTGCCTGGCCGAACTGCTCCGCACCGCCGATGAGCACCAGCTGGACATCATCAGCCCCCTGGTTGCCGCCACTGCGGATCCCAACCGGCTCTCCTTCAATTTCCGCATCAACGGCCTGCTGACCA
It encodes the following:
- the argS gene encoding arginine--tRNA ligase, which encodes MTPEELSLAISACLKDAVAAGEIALAESAIPAEVRVERPKNRDHGDWATNIALQLAKQAGTNPREFAAILSTRLKSINGVSAVDIAGPGFLNITVDAAAAGALAKAIVEAGRSYGTNTALAGHTVNMEFVSANPTGPLHIGHTRWAALGDAIARVLRASGADVTAEYYINDAGSQMNTFATSVYSRLHGLPVPDGGYPGQYIADLGHEVLTAHPDIRELTEVAALPVIRAAAYEAQMKDIQATLADFGVEFDVFFSEQELHDAGAIESAVARLREQGHVFDDGGAVWLRTTDFGDDKDRVMVRANGEPTYFAADAAYYLSKKDRGFTEKIYLLGADHHGYINRLKAIAAAAGDDPEVNIEVLIGQLVSVNGAKLSKRAGNIIELKDLIEWLGKDAVRYSLARFPADSPLTLDPELLKKHSNENPVFYVQYAHARSRGAARNAVAAGVERQVDGRDSFEASLLDHATENELLSYLGSYPSIVAKAAELREPHRVARHLEAIAGAYHRWYDACRIAPMGEEPVTDLNRTRLWLNDATSQVLANGLDLLGVSAPERM
- a CDS encoding homoserine dehydrogenase, which codes for MTEMRTLKVALLGCGNVGAQVARILLEDADALAARAGARLQLSGIAVRNVNAHRDVELPQELFTTDAETLVKDADLVIELMGGIEPARTLILSALRNGACVVTGNKALLAQDGPTLYEEADKAGVQLSYEAAVAGAIPILRPIRDSLSGDRITRVLGIVNGTTNFILDQMDSTGAQFADALAEAQRLGYAEADPTADVEGHDAAAKAAILASLSFHTRFALENVHCEGISSVTASDIAAAKDAGFVIKLLAIAEKLTDADGKEGVSVRVHPTLLPREHPLAAVRGAFNAVFIEAENAGELMFYGQGAGGTPTASAVMGDLVSAARRLVLGGPQRTETTTGHVPALPIEAATTSYYIGLDVADQPGVLARIAQLFAEQGVSIEIMRQTIHRDAESNVESAELRIVTHRASEAALAATVEAVKGLDVINSVTSVLRVEGV
- the thrC gene encoding threonine synthase; this encodes MAHQWRGVIREYADRLPVTESTRVITLGEGGTPLVHAQKLSELTGSQVYLKVEGMNPTGSFKDRGMTMAMTAAVASGAKAVVCASTGNTSASAAAYATAAGLKCAVLVPEGKISMGKLSQAIAHGATLLQVDGNFDNCLDIARKLGESYPVFLVNSVNPARIQGQKTGAFEVVDALGDAPDIHVLPVGNAGNITAYWKGYKEYSAPFESETAGTLPAVSTKTPVMWGFQAAGAAPFVAGHPITEPDTIATAIRIGNPASWDGAVGARDESGGLIDAVTDEEILHAHRWLSAKEGVFVEPGSAAGVAGLLKKHAAGEVPSGKTIVITVTGHGLKDPQWALRTEDGSDVQPVKVPNDVVTVAAELGLEEK
- the thrB gene encoding homoserine kinase produces the protein MDTTSQAAVGLHLIEPGQRVTVRVPATSANLGPGYDSLGLALALHDTLTVESLDTDELLFELRGEGAETLPRDASHLVIRAMDAAFERLGYRHGGLKVTAENVNPHGRGLGSSASAVVAAVSAANAMVPAGSRRGKDWILQLTSELEGHPDNVAPAIFGGLALSWQDSEQYSSTSATVAGDVIPIVAVPDFELSTEAARALLPASVGHHAAAMNSGRAALLIHALTQEPEFLLPGTEDYLHQSYRAEAMRPSAALIGALRKAGYAAVVSGAGPTVLVLANGEAQAADALAFIKSFTANNTPDVGWRVLKLAVDVEGAKVDLHRR
- the rho gene encoding transcription termination factor Rho, producing the protein MTETTELSPAVEHTTSAAESSAAPAKSSGLAGLKLAQLQALASQLGISGGSRMRKGDLVSAISAHRAGTLTAKAPAKAAVKAPESTVAPATAAAPASAAEAPAAEAPAAEGTRARGRGRSRRAVSDGVVAPAAAAPVAETAAAPAAAAAEAPSAVSAETTEAAEGAGERRQPRTRNRRRSEAAAASVQEAPVETPAEQPATEQRAGEQRTEAPATEAGDAGQRTERRDGGRTRGGRDNTARDSDGGRDNAGSRDAGQRDGQRDGGRDNRDTDDTDGGSRRNRRNRRDRNDRNDRSGGQERDNSRNDRFRDRNDRRRGRNQGPDVDDVEVTEDDVLLPVAGILDVLENYAFIRTSGYLPGPNDVYVSLAQVKKYNLRKGDAVVGAIRAPRDGEDRSQQSTRQKFNALVRVTSVNGKTAEELKDRVEFAKLVPLYPSERLRLETDPKKIGPRVIDLVAPIGKGQRGLIVSPPKAGKTLILQSIANAITTNNPEVHLMMVLVDERPEEVTDMQRTVKGEVIASTFDRPADDHTTVAELSIERAKRLVEMGMDVVVLLDSMTRLGRAYNLAAPASGRILSGGVDSAALYPPKRFFGAARNIENGGSLTILATALVETGSKMDEVIFEEFKGTGNMELRLSRQLADKRIFPAVDVNASGTRREENLLSPEEVKIMWKLRRVLSGLETQQSLELLTNKIRETQSNVEFLMQVQKTTLGAKSDNDK